Part of the Sphaerodactylus townsendi isolate TG3544 linkage group LG10, MPM_Stown_v2.3, whole genome shotgun sequence genome is shown below.
GTTTGGGAAAAGATCGCCAACTTCCAGGTTGTAACTGGAGATCTTCcagtattgcaactgatctccaggcaacaaagatcagttctcttggagaacatgtctgcttttgaaggtggactgtatggcattgtgaCATTTATATCAAgtgacatttatgtcatatccggccctTGGAACAAATCAGTTCGACACCCCTGTAGGTTGTAACAAAGTACGCTTTTCCAGTGTGTATAAATGTAGTATGTAAACTCCAGTAGAAGTCTCTGAGCCTTTTGTTCTTGGACCCAGGCatgttaaataaatgttttctgtTTAAAGAGTCTCTGGTTTGGGTGTGGTTATTTACAGATTCAACTTTTAGGGTGACCTGGCATGCCTAAAAGAATTGCAGGACAACATTAATGCGCACGTAAGGCACACTTCTGCCCCGCTACATACAGTTTTTCTACATCTCGTACAATAACAGTGTTTCTACATTTTGTGCAGTGACATTGGGTATTCACACAGAATTTAAGCCAAAACTACACATACAGATGCCATGTGTCCAAAGATTAAGGACTGTCTTCTCAATGTTGTAAGCAGTTATTTCTAAGAGGATGCGAGGGAGTATTTAACAGAACATCACATAACTTCTCGTGGTTATCCTGATTTTCTAGCAGCTTTTTTATACTTTATTGGACAATATGTCTTATCTCTAGTAAATGAATAGCATACTGTATTACAAAGTCCAGTTAACCGTCAGTCatagtgggttgaaagtgcacaTGTAAAAGGAAGAAGAATGAATGTCTTACTTGATTTCCTCTGGCTTTTAGTCATCATAATCTATTCTTATGTGGAAGCTTTGGTGAAACTTTTCATTCCTGTGAAGAGAAAATCTGTCAGCGGTGAAATTGTGCTTATCACCGGAGCTGGACATGGCCTAGGAAGACTTACAGCTTACAAGTTCGCCAAGCATCAAAGCAAATTGGTTCTCTGGGATATAAACAAGGTAGAAATCATTCCACCATTTTACACCAGAGAATTAACAGGAAAGAGAAATACTGTTTGGGGGAAATGTAACGCAGTTGTGGGTGGATTATGATGATTTATCTGCGTTGTTCTTTAGAAGTAAGTCCCAATTAatttcagtggaatttacttccaaataaatatgCCGAGGGATGCAGATTCAGACAGAATTTAGTTTTGTACTCTGTGTATAGAGAGAATGTATGTAAAAAATGTCCTGACTTCCAATATTATTTTGTAACATTgatcaaatatttatttacagatCTTTCTCTGTTTAAAGATGGGCAGTATGGAAAATGGGTGACAAATCCAAAGCAACTTGAAGTACATTCAGCTTCAGTAAAGACCTTTAAATGGTTTGGATTGATCATAGAGAAGTGCTGCAGACATAGCTGTTACACACTACTGATAGGGTGCAAAGGCATTATAAAGATTCCCCCTTTTGCTTTTGCAGCATGGCGTTGAGGAAACAGCAGAAGCATGCAGAAGGCAGGGATCCACAGCTTATGCATTCACAGTGGACTGCAGCAACAGAGAGGAAATCTACAGCACTGCAGAGAAGGTGAGAACTGGTGTGtgagacctaggccccttccacacatgcagaataatgcactttcaatccactttcacaattgtttgcaagtggattttgctgttcgacacagtaaaatccagctgcaaagtggactgaaagtgcattattctgcatgtgcggaaggcgtcCTGGAGGTTCCCCTGTCTATGGAAAAAGATATATCACAAGAGTCAACATATATTTGGCTACACCTAATTAGACTGGCGCTTGCAGTATAAAGCTCCAAAAGCTTGAAATGTGACTGTAAATCAATCTTACTGCATACCCATCAGTCAAATAAGAAATGTGTTTTAAATTCATTTCAAACTCTTCGTACATATCAAGAGTGGGATTGCATGAAAGACCATTCCAAAGGTAGGTGTACATTTTATTCAGGATATCAATGCCTATCCTAAGACTGGTTTACACAGTTTTTTCATTACTAATTTTTGCTTTACAGTCGTCATTAAATAATGGTCCGTAGATATATAATTTAGAACATTTTTCGTGATCACATTGCTATTTTCCAGTGCTAATGTAATGTGAACCCCAAAATTGTAATTTTAAAGGCCTTTCTGCTGAAGCTTAAACCTCCAGAGTTAACAgctctgaaaacatttatttttctgaaaagcattgttCTTGCGAATGTGCCAAAAATGCATGAAGCCCTGACCGCAAACGGCTTGCCTTGTAAAAAACAAGTTAAGCTATATCCTGCACCCAAGAACTTGCTAAAACCACCAAGGTTTCTCTTAAaaatactctttgatgttgtgttcttgtgattctcagaaaagccacctgctctcttctcctcctgaccccctccccagggagctttgcTTCATAGTTATCTGTGACATGTATCTATCTCAAACTATAGCTAgagccaacaaactggtcgccaaccacgtataccggaatgcatccaaatttagacaagacatagacaagaaaaaagaagaggtaaaatactaattagccaatcattaattcaatgctgcttgttgacgtatcattataaaaataaatgtattgctttcaaaattcgtcctggacccaactaggcCTAGTTGTTAAAAGCTCTAGTAATAAACTGTCACtaatttttcaaccatttgcctttttgcaactaaATCGCGtagtcttgtgactgacactcaaaAAGCAAAGTTGTCACTAATGCAACTGCAGAAATTGCTTCAAAAGTAAGCCAGGGTACGTTGAAGTTACACAAGTCATTTTATTTCTCCACAAGACCTTATACATGGAAATGATCACACAAAGAacactcaaaatgtttttaaaatgtttttaaaagttcacttTGTTTCACTTACTCAGTGTTTACCTTGGCCctctccacacatgcagaataatgcactttcaaactgctttcaggtctctttgcagctgtgcggaacagcaaaatccatttgcaaactattgtgaaagtggattgaaagtgctttattctgcatgtgcggaaggggaccttGTCTTTCTGTCTGGTGAGACATTCAAGGAGGCTTTCAAGGAAAAACTGCAGTTTAATGGTATTTCCCATTACAGTAAGTACTAGCCTAACACTAGTGATGGCTGAATTTCTGTAATTTCTATTTCTTACATTTTAAAGGTGAAAAGAGAGATTGGAGATGTGAGTATCCTGGTGAATAACGCTGGAGTGGTGGCCACAGCAGATCTGCTTTCCACCCAGGACAAGCAGATACAGAAAACGTTTGAGGTCAACATTCTTGCTCATCACTGGGTAATTGTCATTAGAATCTTAGCCCGTTAAAGTCTTGGAAACAACTAGTGCGTTAAGACACACCAAACACACTGAATTGTTGGTGCAACATGTGTTTATTACTGACcgtttaaaaaatacataatttTAATTCTGTATCTTCCAAAAATTAGAATTGCAACTGGAAGATACATTATCCCCGAGCTAACGATCcagctgccttgagtctgaggaggcaaaatggcacagaaatgttttaagtacATTAgttatacaacaacaacaacctttatttggcatttaaaaataggttctagagtgttgccagacatttatgaagtacaaatcaagagtacattcaaaacgcagagaggaagactgtatatagcagtatacattacttagaaagttctgtcacttgtaaaagaaattttgctactttttccaagagcatgatatctgtgttgtttaacagaagctccacaacagaactgtcagaatcgctttcagatttgtctagggccagcctgggagagaaattcctaatgcccacatatctcggacagtaaAGTCATGTCAGCAAGAGTCTACACTTGGTGTTACAGTGTGGCCAAACCCGATggtggagagggatggataagtaacgaccctttgtaatggccgatgggaaggtattggatctggcccttgtgataatccatctctgttggggttcagttaataattcaagatatttggctatgtgcccctgttccggtattattccaacagagaggggtgagcatgatttatttttttacattagtTAAATAAAAGATGTTCCTAAGAGAGCTGCAAGAAGGAACAGCTTGAATTTTTAgcatggacacatgaagctgccatatatcaggtcaggccattggtccatcaaagtcagcactgTCTATTCAAATTAGCAGTGGCTCTCCTGGGTCTCTGGAAGAGGCCTTTCACATTACCTGCTGTCTGATTTTTAACTGATTTCATCTGATTTATTCAACTTTTAGGGAGCCCTTTCCCAACGGGCTGTAGGCAGCTTACAAGAAAACAATGTTAAAAACATTAGCACTATGCAATAAAGTCTCTGGCATCATATATTCCCCCGAGAGATAAAATATTCCTAGTAAAATATCATTTCCATACCCAAATTTATCACTCATGCATTCAGAAAGGGAAGGaatgaaaagaggaaaaagacaaggaggaaggggaaggggtctccttcttgggaggttgttaaagagagg
Proteins encoded:
- the LOC125440003 gene encoding estradiol 17-beta-dehydrogenase 11-like — encoded protein: MNVLLDFLWLLVIIIYSYVEALVKLFIPVKRKSVSGEIVLITGAGHGLGRLTAYKFAKHQSKLVLWDINKHGVEETAEACRRQGSTAYAFTVDCSNREEIYSTAEKVKREIGDVSILVNNAGVVATADLLSTQDKQIQKTFEVNILAHHWTTKAFLPAMMKNNHGHIVTVASAGGHVAVPFLVSYCSSKFAAVGFHKGLTQELSALGKNGIQTSCLCPVFINTGFIKHPSSRLLPVLDPDKVANKLMNGILCGQKMIFVPPFVSGTLFLEKILPERALGAVDKFLKIKFDAVVGCDRKEN